The genomic segment GCGTGGCAACCGTAGATGGCGGATTTATTGCCATATCGGAAGTGACGGTAAGCGCAGGTGAAGATAACGGTGGAGTGACGCCAACGCCGACGCCAACACCGACACCGACACCGACACCAGGAACGACGCCAACACCGACACCAGGAACGACGCCAACACCGACACCAGGAACGACGCCAACACCGACACCAGGAACGACGCCGACACCGACCGTACCAAGCCCAAGTCCAACACCGACCATACCGGGCTCGACGACTGGTCCGACACCGACGCCGGTCATATCGATTCCGTCGACGGCACCGGGTACAACGCCAACGATACCGAGTCCCAAACCGAGTACGGGGCCTAGCCCAACACCGTCTGGCGCTTTTAGCGATACAGCGAACCATTGGGCGAGCGCTTCGATTGAAAAGCTGGCGGAGAAAGGACTGATGAAGGGTTATCCGGACGGCAGCTTCAAGCCGAATGCCGCGATGAGCCGCGCTGAATTTGTGACGGTCATCTATCGCATGCTTGGCATGGATACAGTTGGAGGAGCTGGCAAAACCTTCAGCGATGTTTCGGCAGATGCTTGGTACAGCGGGGCGGTTCATGCCTTGCGTGAAGCGGGAGTCGTTAGCGGCGATGCCGCAGGCACATTCAGGCCTAACGATTCCATTACGCGGGAGGAAGCTTTTGTGCTCGTATACCGCATCGTGAAGGAAAAGCTTGCGCTCAGTGGTAATAGCGATGAACCTTTATTCACTGACGATGCAGCGATTTCAGACTGGGCGAAGGAGGCGATAGCTGCTTTGTCCGCAGCAAATGTACTGAGCGGCTACGATGATGGCACGCTCAAACCGAAGGGCAGCATTACTCGAGCGGAAGTCGCGACGATTTTGGCGGCATTCGTAGAATGAACAATGGATGCTAGCTGAATAACCAGCGAAATAAAAATACGGCGGAAGCTCCCGAATGTTTGTCCGGGAGCCTCCGCCGTTTTATTTTCATAAGTGCTGCTGAAAATTTCTCGAATGATTGTCGAGTTCAGTATGTTACGACTAAGGCGAAACTGCTGCTGCTAGACATCGCTTTTCACAAAGAGGTACAATTTAATACAGATCCTTTATGCTCGCAGCATAAAGGTCTACAAGAGAGGATGACGACACATGCCAAATTCAAATCATTTATTTGGACAAGCCCTTGTCAAATCGCTGGTGGGGGAACGCGGCCATATTCGCATCGCCCGTGCTTTGCCTGACATGGATGCCGAGTTGGCGGGACGTGTTCATCAAGCTATGCCTTACAGCATTTATCAGCTGTTGAAACATATGCATTACTGGCAGCAATTCATGCTGGAGCATTTGGAAGGACGGAAGCCGCAGCTTCCTGCAAACGTCATGGAAAGCTGGCCAGAAGAGACGGCCCCGCAAGATGAGCTGTCTTGGCAGGCGGATATTCAGGCCTTTCTGGCTGGAGTCGACCAAGCGGTAGCTATTGCCGAAACCGCGCAGCTGGATGAGCCGCTTCTGTATTT from the Paenibacillus sp. BIHB 4019 genome contains:
- a CDS encoding DinB family protein is translated as MPNSNHLFGQALVKSLVGERGHIRIARALPDMDAELAGRVHQAMPYSIYQLLKHMHYWQQFMLEHLEGRKPQLPANVMESWPEETAPQDELSWQADIQAFLAGVDQAVAIAETAQLDEPLLYFPGETKAGLLRNIASHNSYHLGEIVLLRRFYGAWPPPGGGFPA